Sequence from the Paramisgurnus dabryanus chromosome 3, PD_genome_1.1, whole genome shotgun sequence genome:
acaggaagtatggcaagggagacgtagcgtctcgttcccttctcagggaacaacagttacatacataacccgagacgttttcatgtgtcaaacacaactatgcaaaaaagcattttggtatgaatccacatttgcatacagaagatataagcatttaaagcgaacagtttagcatctgtgcttaaaaagtctagaatttgtatgatattatcctacactacacaggatttaataatgattttttttccagaaaacttcttgcataaaatagattcaagcactttcaatgacctgtatctatgtatgtatatttgcaaaaacttcccagggccttgaatcccccccagattcacaaactttcatggatttcaaggacccgtgggaaccctgaaaatAGCTTCAAAGGTTTGatcgtgtgtgtatgtgtgtgtgtggtaccTTGCTGGTCTCTGGACTGGCCGGATCAAAATGAACCTGTTTTGCTGCAAGTTCTCTGCCTGTGTCTACATCATAGCATAGGTACACTCTCCCAAAAGCCCCCTGACCCAGCAATTTCCCTCTGCGCCACGTCAACGGAGCTGAAGGGGCTACAAACATGCACAGAATTTCATTTAGATaagtatatattttaaacatttatatttagcacaaaacaaaaaaataccaATAACAGAATAATCTATATCATACGTACACTTATGAGGGACTGGCCGGTCCTGTGGGCGGAGTCTAGCCTGAGCATCAACCAACTGCCGGCTCCCCACACTCTCTTCACTGCCGTTTAGCGATCGCCGTGATGGCACCAAAGTAAAGAGGTTACCCTGAGGACGGCGGATCCGTGGAAATGTCCGCCGACCTGTGAATAACCATTATATTTAGACAAACATTATATAGATAAACAATATGTATATGTTATACATTTAGTTGAgacaaatgtatatttatattttccagACGTGGAGTAAACAATAAACTCCAAACACATTatcaaaattattaattaaactGCTTGACTTAGATAAGGTGCCTAAAATGATTGGCAATAgctaaatatatcatattttaaTATGTGTTTTATCAATGCTTTAAGTGACTTAACACGTTTAtagtaattttttacattttatcagtttGTTTCCTGTGAATAAGCCCATGCTAAAACCACACGCTTCAGGAATGCATATTTATAGATAAGTTAGCATGTTTTTAAATCTCAGGGGAATTCAAGTTATGTATTTAGGTCATGAGGTTCCGCTGAGCGAACAGTTTAGGAAACGCAGCTTTTGAGCAATGATAAATTTGACTGTATACAGACTGTGGGTTGTACCTTCACTGTGGTCTTTATGGTGCAGGGACACGTGATACCTCCGGGGGTACGTCCCTCCCTTCCCCACAATCTTATCATAAACATGGTTTTCCCGGTCTAAAAAAGGAGAAAAAGAGAAGGGGGATTGGGAGAAATGACTTCGAAACCACAGATCAAGACCGATCtctatatttaaatgtttattttgttaaacgCACCTGAACAGTCCTGCCGGTTGTCAGGATAACTCTTGATTCTGTGTGTACGAGGTTTCCTGAGTGAGGGGCTATGAGGTACGAGAGACCGGTGATTAGTAAAATTAACATTGATCATTACAGCATCATTAAAATACATCTTACATTGTACCTCTCAGGATCTCCTCACCTTTCAGAGTTGCTGTCCAGAGACTGACAGCTGCCGGACACAGAGTTTTCTGCACTGCTCCAGGGATCCAGCACCTTAAAATACAGGCAAATTAGAAATACAAATATATCTGATGTCTGCTTAGATATGACACTCTTGCAGTGctatacaaaataatatacTTTAAAGGCCGAAGCGTGGTAAACCTTTTACACGCATGCGAGGGTCTGCGTACAATGTGTTACGGTTTAATCTTAGCTGCTTTACTCTGCTGCTTATGTTATCCATCGATTTTTATATGTTTTCTCCTTCATTTATtgatgtaaagctgctttgaaacaataaaaattttttaaaaagcactacataaataaaattgtattgaATTGAATGGGTGTGACGCAATTTTTGTCATCAAAAGTGCATGCGTACTGCTACTGTCAAATTTTTGAAATTTTTGTCGTGCATGTACATACAGGAGATGGACTGCATTTTGTTGCAATGCGCATGCATTGAACATCTGTGTACACAtacaagtcaaataaactatagtTTGCAAGGTTGTGTGTTCGACCATGCACGTACGTTCGTGAACAcataaaaacagactatactttGGGGTTATGTCCATATTTAAATTCTCTTATAGAGCTTGAAGTCCTACGATATCCAGTATATGACTAGAGATATAACGAATAACGGTTTAATGGTTAACAGTGAGGCGCAGTTTGATCCAAAATGAGCGGTTGCCTGTGGTCAcaagtcatccaaaaatattttttatgatatacGGGTCGCGGTCAGTCGGAtcgtttgaaataaacatgCCAACTAACTAGGGGTGCCACGATTCGCTTACATTTTCAATTCTAAGGTCACTATTCGATTCTcggtttttacattttatttaaaagcacaaaaaatgctatgccattttgagactagacttttatgaaatataatatctgaccttgaacccggagatgccctgccatgttaatcgtgctgccagtggaaaaatacGGTACAggcacatacctgataaaacgaaACTTCCTGTCATATGAACAACTGTCAGTACTTTCACCTTAAAAATCACGCTTTTATTACCGTCAGaccccaataagtcatgtttaaatgctgttttcataactctaataggtagggtaacacattttgaaaaatgctaatggtagccgcctagcaatgaaatcccgatcccaccctcaagtcaaatcgccatccaaagtcacgcctctttaaaaacacatgaacacgcacagatcagacggtcacgtctcattcaccagtgacaaaactttgcagtacaaagtgaataacacttccaaaataaccaaacaactggtttacatcagaattagtttaagcacacgttcggttgtgtagacgtagtaactttatcgttatgctaatccgtaaacgaacacaaatttcataagcaacacaacgtttcatcaaagtagaatatctgaatccatctcaatacaaacatatcgcgtacctaccttaccaaaataaacagtgcaacgaccctttcagaccctttgcctcctgtagctgttttcATCTcatggtaaagcagtaaagttaccgatgttaatttgggtttttgctcttgctgatacaggcagtttttgctgttgttgttataaaagatgcatttagttttgttgctcctgtgtaggttgtcaattcagcagaaaagtttggtgttctcgctgtttacagacagagcgcatgtgaacgcgccgatgacgtatggtatctgcgtggactcgctgcgcggtgggaattcaaattacgcttacgtatgagggacaaaaaaggaaacgtccgttcggacagaaatctatgatttgttgaaaattttttggtcctacgcctttcacagatgacataaatttctacaaatacatttaaacaacataacacagtgattgctatcagaatgtgaggagacttttaaccagcataactaaaaatgtttcaggatcaaatctgttaccctacctttaagcaACTAAAATAAGCTGTTGTAAAACGTAAACAGATCTCAGTTCAGAGTTCTGCTGTGCATGCGCGCATTCTCTTATTGAGTTCAGCGGAGGGCGGGAGGCGcttgctgttttttgtttcccatgtaaGGATCAGCTCACGTTGGTGTCTCCGGCAACTGACATGCTATCTTTTGACTGGCTGTAGCTAGCTAGCTAAGTTAGAGAAGATTGACTCTCAGCACTCAACACGTGTTTTTTTATGCGGTCCGAGTtacgggcgggttagttgaaaacgtcggtcgggtgcgggttgtttatacattgacccgcgcatcactgatgGTTAACCAGGATAAAAATGTCCAACCATTAGTATTACAATGTCATTTTTTGATTACCGTTTATACGTGCAAGTGTCACAGCTCAAAATCCCTTGTCCTGCATCAATCAATTTAAGCAATAACGTGAGACAAAAACATTAATTCACGTCTGCTCCCATGTGTTTGCGATGACAGTGATTCACTGACTAAATGTAAATtccaaaaaaaatttacatttaggaAAATCTAGTTGTACTGACGCATGTTTACTTAATATTTCTTTAGACATATCCATCTTTTCTATTCAATTTCCATTTGATGAGTTTAAAGCTCCTTTTACTCTGTTTTTTCTGAGATTGCTGTGAGCACAGGTCATGGATGTCATGCAGCTTACTCCTGGGTCATAAAGTACATCCGATTTCTTACAACATTCATAGACAGATGACTTGCTGATCTGTCCTGTGTTTTCTATGAACACACATTACTGTTCCAAGGAAATATGGATGTAAAATTGACTAGGTTAGAACATATAACATGCAACACACAAACCAGATGTAAACCCTTGAATATCTTCGTATATGTATTAGTCAACTCACACACTGGTCACTGGTTTCAGGTATGAACTCCCCCTCGCTATTAATACTGGTGTAGGATCCCTGGCGTGCAATTCGCTGTTGACGCTCAGGAACGTAACCAGGGGGAGGAGAACTGCGCCCAGTGTTCTGAGAGCCTGTACGAGAGCAAGAAGATGTTAAACAGACAAAACATTTCATAAGAGACTATAAAGTAAAGTATTTCATTAGTTAATAGCTACACAGCAGTACTGTTAAAGCGATATAGCGAAATATTTCACCAAGGAAAAACTTATACTAGAATGCAGTCACTAATAATTATTAATGGTGCAGTCATATACAAGCATCTTGATTTTAAGAACACAGGCTGCATGCCATGATGTAATATAAACAATCTGTAACTGCAGTAAAAACCAAAGAAGCCAGCCAATAACTTCAGTAACGTAATATACCGTAACAATAGCAGGATCTAAAAGCAGACCAGCTGAATCATGCCATTaaagacaaatataaacaaacatctttttCCTTTGGTCAAAGAGCCTCTAGGAACTTGCACTTTCTCCAGACGTCCTTACAAGCTGCAACAACCTCCCCTCCCCCCAAAACACACACTCTCTCTAAAACAGTCCATTGGTCCACCGTGCTAATAGTGTCTCGCAATCTGATTGGCCGGGAGCCAGCGAACCATTGTGGAGCAGCCAGTGATGGTGGACAGGAAAAGGAAGAGGACCCCCTTCTCACAGAGGAAGTCAGAGAAACAACAGAAagtgagggagagagagagcaggcCATAAAGGGAATGAAAGAGAAACAGACCAGGGCATAGAAGATAGATAAGAAAAGCAAGTTAGAGTGAATTTTGCGCAGCTGTATGTACGTGTTTGACTTACTGGTCGAGTGGTGGCGTCCTCTGGGTTCGGAGGACTGGTATACGGTACTGACATCGCCAGTGGACTGTGAGGTTTTAATGCGAACCTGCTTGCACACGGTGTGATGAGATGGAGAAGAGGCCTATAcacaacacatacacacagacagatgtACAAAATTAAATCAATAAATCAGTGTTTCCTACAGAATTATGCTTTTGCAGCTGGAACAATGTTTATCCCCCATCCACCCCAGCAAGGCCCTTAAGGTTCAAGCCCTGTATAATGGGTCCCAACTTTACAGTATATACTGTGTaacatatattattgtttaaaggATGTAATTCATAGTTTATGGTTTTAATATTACAATATCATTACAAAAAACAGCAAAggcattattattttacaataactATATTTATGTCACTGGCCAGTCTGGTAAACACTGTAATCTCATTCAATGTATTACGCCTATTGGTCTATATTAAAATCCAACATTACATATTTGAGTCTCACATTGCTAAGTTCCTGTGTCAGCAGCATGATCTTGATGCTCTTCATGTTTGAACTGCGGTCCAACAGATCAATGGCTTTATCCAAGTCATCCTGACTGCGCAGGGGAATAGACAGCTGCATACAACAAACGTAAGCAAAAAACAAGTGCATTAAAAGTTGCACAATTGCTAAACCATGTATTAAAAATAGGACTGTCAAAATGAACGCAAATTCATTTTAGCGGCACTAATTTTATCAACGTGCGATTAATGCAACACACAATTTCAGTTTGACACTTGATCTAGCCGGTAGTTGAATAAACTGAGATGCAGGCTTAGACAGTAAAGATGTGCTGTCTAAATTAATcagaggttttcataaaaataagaacattaacCTTTTGTATAGCGAATCCGATGCTTTTAATGGttgttaaacatttaaagtgatctttatttgtacatttttatgaGAGGTGTACCGTCCTAAATGCTAATACAcaaatggtgcttttccattgcatagtaccccatggtttggtttgggtcaggttacttttgtgagcttttccactgggtgcagtacgtagtacccaatacttttatagtaccacctcggtcagGGTTCCAAGTGACCCGatctgataccaaaacgtgactcgaaaacactgtagatcactgattggtctcagagaatcgtcactaccagcgccagcgctataatgtaaaagattaactTTATCTTTGCGCTAGCTTAAgctgtctcgagtaaacatgttgtcatctgtgctctgctaaaagttcccaaactccctttcaGCGaataaaaacatccacaggttgagaatcaggaacaccataccaatttttttccagacttgcagtttgtggcggcacattcgcgacacGCACGTCCCATACATGtttgcttaaatgcaacttaaatgaggctcagccgagcgcgtcgactgacgccacgtgtgtttgtacagaaacgcATGTACTCAAAAGAGAGGTAGGGAAAAACAAGAtgtgcaaacatttatttgtggtgATCAATTTTAATTTATGGTGTACTGATTGTACAACGacactctcacttgtatgatgtcacagcagtaggcagcgcaaatataatgaCACACCTATAATCTGAAGTGTTACTAatctcgatggaaaagctaaccacgccaaagtgagatGAGTtgacccaaaccgtggggtactatacGATAGAAAAGCgtaattttttaaagtatgGTTGTCCGTCCAAGTTAAATCATGTGATTAATCcagatttaatattttaatcgaTTTACAGCCCTAATTAAAGGTCAATAATCTTTCTAAATGAAATACCAtaaaaagacttttttaaatgttgagtTTTTTACAGAACTTTCGAGTTAACCAACATTTGTAATTTAAATTAACTAAAAATTTTGAGGCAGCAGAAACACTTTTTAGGGGGCGTGTACAACAAAGCATTTAAAACGCAGCTGAAACGTCAGGCGGACGCCAACTCTGGGCACTTGGCAGCGCTTCTTTAGCTTAGTGCTTTGGTCACTATGATAATTCAGTTATGTTTTTCAGTCTTTGAAAGATatgccactgtgattggatggccaaaaagtgacattgacgagctgaggtGTTTCACCCAAAGTTAAGCATTTTTCAACTCTGTGCACTCGACGTGGACAAAACCTGCCAGTTGCTGGGGTTTTTGAAAAGCAATTGCAAACATACACAGGTCGCAGGCATAAAAGCCTTGTGTGCACACACTTTTACAGTGCAGATAAAGCCTTCACTATTGTGAAGTGATGCTCCAGAAATGAATGAGTGCACATTAATACTTCATCAAGGGTGTAATAATTAAAACATGTGAGCTAATCGTAAAGCAGTCAGACATGAGTGAGTGCATCTGAATCAATACCTCATTATTCATATAATGCAGGTCTAACTGCTGACCGAAGAATGTTTTGACTTTCTGCTGGATTTCCTCAAACTGCACAGGCCGCCCAAACATCAGAATCctacaaacacacataaatatacaCACGCGCCACACACACGGAGTGAGGACATTAAACAGGATGCTGAAATTTCTCTAGATGTGTAATCTGAGCAGGCAAGCCAAGTCAAGTCACACACACAGTGGGATCTGCAGAGCTCACAGATTCCTGAATGCACACCTAGCATAGCTGCGGTCTCCTCTGGCAGTCAAAGACTAACCACAGTCCTTTCCTTTCCACTGAGATAGCAGCCAGAGCAGTGAGAGAGAGGATGCTTTGTTGTGTGTATCAATGTTTGTGTATGAAAGATTCCTACTGGTGTGCAAATGTCTTGAACCAACAGgcatttgtattttatgtttatttgctCAGCTATTTGAGCTTTACTGTCATTTAAAACAGAATGTAAAAACTGAACAAAACACACATGCAGGCACATTCCAGTTCAAGAAATTCACCTTCTTTCACCGCAGAATTCAAACTTAATTCTGACATCATCCTGAACAGAAagggaga
This genomic interval carries:
- the map3k3 gene encoding mitogen-activated protein kinase kinase kinase 3, producing the protein MNERQALHSIMKDLVALQMTRRQPSTTYDTAKPKPVSTAGSSNRMDDVRIKFEFCGERRILMFGRPVQFEEIQQKVKTFFGQQLDLHYMNNELSIPLRSQDDLDKAIDLLDRSSNMKSIKIMLLTQELSNASSPSHHTVCKQVRIKTSQSTGDVSTVYQSSEPRGRHHSTSSQNTGRSSPPPGYVPERQQRIARQGSYTSINSEGEFIPETSDQCVLDPWSSAENSVSGSCQSLDSNSESPSLRKPRTHRIKSYPDNRQDCSDRENHVYDKIVGKGGTYPRRYHVSLHHKDHSEGRRTFPRIRRPQGNLFTLVPSRRSLNGSEESVGSRQLVDAQARLRPQDRPVPHKSPSAPLTWRRGKLLGQGAFGRVYLCYDVDTGRELAAKQVHFDPASPETSKEVSALECEIQLLKNLHHERIVQYYGCLRDHNEKTLTIFMEYMPGGSVKDQLKAYGALTENVTRKYTRQILEGMSYLHSNMIVHRDIKGANILRDSAGNVKLGDFGASKRLQTICMSSTGIRSVTGTPYWMSPEVISGEGYGRKADVWSLGCTVVEMLTEKPPWAEYEAMAAIFKIATQPTNPQLPSHISEHTRDFLRCIFLEAKYRPSAEELLRHPFSQILC